In one window of Anthonomus grandis grandis chromosome 11, icAntGran1.3, whole genome shotgun sequence DNA:
- the LOC126741891 gene encoding uncharacterized protein LOC126741891: MHSYEVPSTKAGALCGETSYVVRGRMTSLCVRLTLCGDGQTRFVFFLLITIKMEQFIETVRLNPCLWKVDEKNYKSQDARDIVWEEVSKKCNITDGKEAKRVWKKLRDSFRDALKRQNECKSGDAAPAVKRLWVYQKQMEFLIPYMTNRKRCSNVADTQSSNENTMETWPHEEIQTQNEQSHSDFEHTVVTDEETQISSRETQEKNPEFIEPVKKKKSQWQENVVSIMKQQAEKREARAAERDAQRKEFEQKLRSNDPLKEFFNSMYLTTAAMPPHLQVSIKRKIFDAVTEAELSNFTSHASSSTGTHGSQHYFHTLQPPQHSNSIYNNHNHHHHTSTPLPSPQSTSNQSSSDETAGSYFGNWNLDNP, encoded by the exons ATGCATTCTTATGAAGTACCGTCCACTAAAGCTGGGGCGCTGTGCGGCGAGACAAGCTATGTCGTGCGGGGCCGCATGACTTCGCTTTGTGTTCGATTGACGCTGTGCGGAGACGGGCAAActcgttttgttttttttttattaattacgaTAAAAATGGAACAATTCATTGAAACTGTGAGATTAAATCCTTGCCTATGGAAAGTAGATGAAAAGAACTATAAAAGTCAAGACGCACGTGATATTGTCTGGGAAGAAGTCTCAAAAAAGTGCAATATAACAGACg gaaaagagGCTAAACGGGTATGGAAAAAGTTAAGGGATTCTTTCAGGGACGCtttaaaaaggcaaaatgaATGTAAAAGTGGGGACGCAGCACCTGCGGTAAAACGGTTGTGGGTATACCAAAAACAAATGGAATTTTTGATTCCATATATGACCAACCGAAAAAGATGTTCCAACGTAGCTGACACGCAATCATCAAACGAAAATACAATGGAAACATGGCCACATGAAGAAATACAAACTCAAAACGAACAATCACACAGTGACTTTGAACACACGGTAGTGACTGACGAAGAAACTCAAATAAGTAGTAGAGAAACCCAAGAGAAAAATCCTGAGTTTATAGAGCCtgttaagaagaaaaaaagtcaatggCAAGAAAACGTTGTATCGATAATGAAACAACAAGCTGAAAAAAGGGAGGCTAGGGCTGCTGAGCGAGACGCTCAAAGAAAagaatttgaacaaaaattgcGGTCGAATGATCCTCTTAAGGAATTTTTCAACAGTATGTATTTAACAACAGCTGCTATGCCTCCACATTTACAAGTTTCCATTAAGCGAAAAATATTTGATGCTGTTACTGAGGCGGAACTGAGTAATTTTACGAGCCACGCCAGCAGCAGCACTGGTACTCACGGTTCCCAACATTACTTTCACACACTACAGCCACCCCAACATTCGAactcaatttataataatcataatcatcatcatcatacTTCTACTCCGCTACCGTCACCACAATCAACATCCAACCAGTCATCAAGCGACGAAACTGCAGGAAGCTACTTTGGAAATTGGAATTTAGATAAtccataa